From Chlamydiota bacterium, one genomic window encodes:
- a CDS encoding DoxX family membrane protein, which produces MKILWFVLRIGVGALFAYAGFSKLILPIENFEGILSQYEVIAHCLIHPIAFLLPWIEWMGGSLLILGFAPRLTSGILATVVFLFLMVLTSTLIIGGDANLNCGCFGEKIHLVISDFGCRISDFRNEF; this is translated from the coding sequence ATGAAAATCTTGTGGTTCGTTTTAAGAATAGGGGTCGGGGCTTTGTTTGCTTATGCCGGTTTTAGCAAACTCATTTTACCCATTGAAAATTTTGAAGGGATTTTAAGCCAGTATGAAGTGATTGCCCATTGTCTCATTCATCCCATTGCCTTTCTCCTCCCCTGGATTGAATGGATGGGTGGGAGCTTATTGATTCTCGGATTTGCCCCTCGTCTAACCTCTGGAATTTTAGCGACTGTCGTATTCCTTTTCTTGATGGTTTTAACTTCGACTTTAATCATTGGAGGGGATGCGAATTTAAATTGCGGGTGCTTTGGGGAAAAGATTCATCTGGTAATTTCGGATTTCGGATGTCGAATTTCGGATTTCAGGAATGAATTTTAG
- a CDS encoding thioredoxin domain-containing protein has product MLSAILIGLIFLVRGIRYHEAMVLKGGKILGPWNAPIVIEEFSDFQCPACRNGAQAVDDVLKRYPNDIQVIFYHFPLKMHAWAMLAHQAAECANRQGKFWPYYHLLYGRQKDWSAMKDPHVALERYARELGMNDVFFDTCVSQGVSQDTIAQDVKKGQSLDIHSTPTFFINGRRVGGFKIFLQEADKIIKEELAKKSKPESSKVAPLESQSAEKKQ; this is encoded by the coding sequence ATGCTTTCGGCGATCTTGATCGGTCTTATTTTTTTGGTCAGGGGGATTCGATATCATGAAGCAATGGTTTTAAAAGGAGGGAAGATTTTAGGTCCATGGAATGCCCCAATTGTCATAGAAGAATTCAGTGATTTTCAATGCCCCGCCTGTCGAAACGGTGCCCAAGCTGTTGATGACGTTCTCAAAAGATATCCCAATGACATTCAGGTGATTTTCTATCACTTTCCTTTAAAAATGCATGCCTGGGCGATGCTGGCACATCAGGCCGCCGAGTGTGCAAACCGGCAGGGCAAATTCTGGCCTTACTATCACTTGCTTTATGGCCGACAAAAAGATTGGTCCGCAATGAAAGACCCTCATGTTGCCTTAGAAAGATATGCGAGGGAATTGGGGATGAACGATGTTTTTTTTGACACATGTGTTTCACAAGGTGTGAGTCAAGATACCATTGCACAGGATGTGAAAAAAGGTCAATCGCTGGACATTCATTCAACCCCTACTTTCTTTATCAATGGCCGTCGTGTTGGAGGCTTCAAAATATTTCTTCAAGAGGCTGATAAAATAATTAAAGAAGAATTAGCAAAAAAGTCAAAGCCTGAAAGTTCCAAAGTTGCTCCTTTAGAGAGTCAATCAGCAGAAAAAAAGCAGTAA